Proteins co-encoded in one Gouania willdenowi chromosome 1, fGouWil2.1, whole genome shotgun sequence genomic window:
- the cxxc4 gene encoding CXXC-type zinc finger protein 4, which yields MSTINNALCIENGQSADVSLLQKDNLQDVGLSQLLDYNAEMERYRSFANFYKTNGAFPQTAKIARITTPIFPSARIGMSPWNCDNAMLWGRKSAAINPNRTSMHRNDSQRPGKPGVPPETLQMANNNFLSTLSPEHCRPLAGECMNKLKCGAAEAEIMNLPERVGTFSAIPALGGISLPPGVIVMTALHSPAASAAVTDSAFQIANLADCPQNNSSASSGNPAKKKRKRCGVCAPCRRLINCGVCSSCRNRKTGHQICKFRKCEELKKKPGSSLERTPVNNGEAFRWFF from the coding sequence ATGTCGACAATAAACAATGCGCTTTGCATTGAAAACGGACAAAGTGCAGATGTGTCTCTTTTACAAAAGGATAATCTTCAGGATGTTGGATTAAGCCAGCTTTTGGATTATAATGCAGAAATGGAAAGGTACAGGTCTTTTGCAAACTTTTACAAAACCAATGGTGCTTTTCCTCAGACTGCAAAGATTGCCCGCATCACAACGCCCATTTTTCCCAGTGCTAGAATTGGTATGTCCCCTTGGAACTGCGATAACGCCATGCTCTGGGGAAGGAAATCAGCGGCAATAAACCCTAATAGGACCAGCATGCATAGAAATGACTCCCAGAGGCCGGGGAAGCCTGGCGTGCCGCCAGAGACGCTGCAAATGGCAAATAATAATTTCCTCTCTACCTTATCCCCTGAACACTGCAGACCTTTAGCAGGAGAATGCATGAACAAGCTGAAATGCGGCGCTGCTGAAGCAGAGATAATGAATCTCCCAGAACGCGTTGGAACTTTTTCCGCTATTCCGGCTTTAGGGGGCATCTCATTACCTCCCGGGGTCATCGTCATGACAGCCCTTCACTCCCCCGCAGCCTCAGCAGCCGTTACAGACAGTGCGTTTCAAATTGCCAATCTGGCAGACTGCCCACAGAATAATTCCTcagcatccagtggaaacccagcgaagaagaaaaggaaaaggtGTGGGGTCTGTGCACCCTGCAGGCGGCTAATCAACTGCGGTGTCTGCAGCAGTTGTCGGAACCGCAAAACGGGCCACCAGATCTGCAAATTTAGGAAATGTGAGGAGTTGAAGAAGAAGCCAGGCTCGTCGCTGGAG